Genomic segment of Paenibacillus sp. FSL R5-0623:
CAGACAAGCGAAACAAGGATCATTTGTTAACCTACAGTTTGATTCCATTCGCTGTAAATCGTGAACAGGATCTGCGTGAGCGATACGACTTCATCCAGAAGTTCCTGATGCAGAGCAAGCAATTTGGGGCACAACGCCGCGCCAGTGAAGGTGTGGCATCACAGATTGCACTGGGCAATCTTGCTCGTAATGCAGGTTATGCCGATGTTACGCGGCTGATGTGGGACATGGAAGCACGTAAGTTGGATGAGATGAAATCTTTCTTTGAACCTCATGCATTGGATGCTGACACGACAGCACAATTGGTCATCGATGAGGAAGGCCAACCCGAGATGGTTATCGTTAGCAAAGGGAAGACACTAAGGTCTGTACCTGCCCGGTTCAAAAAGGATGGATATATCGCTGAACTGAAAGAGCTAAAATCGGATCTGGTGGATCAGTATCGACGGGCAAGGCAGGAACTGGAACGTTCGATGACTGCTGGAACATCCTTTACACGTGAGGAAATTGCCAGCCTGATGCAAAATCCGGTTATACATCCGCTGGTAAGAACGCTTATATTCCATTCAGGTGACAAGACGGGACGATTCGATGTATCATCCAATGGTTTGGTTGCTCCAGGGCCGGAGGGTACGATCCAGGCACTATCGGAACAGGATCAACTGTTGATTGCTCATCCGCTTCATCTGTATCAGAGCGGAAGCTGGAGTGAGTTCCAGCGGGATCTGTTCACCCGTCAGGAGCGTCAGCCGTTCAAGCAGGTATTCCGTGAGCTATATCTTCCTAATGAGGACGAATTGGCTAATGGCACGGTGTCCCGCCGCTATGCCGGTTATCAGATTCAACCGAAAAAAGCAGTGGCGCTGCTTAAAGGACGCCAATGGACAGTCAGTTATGAAGAGGGTTTGCAGAAGGTAAGCTACGAGCACAATCTAATCGCGAATCTCTATGCCATGGCAGATTGGTTCTCACCAGCAGATACCGAGGCACCTACCTTGGAGACGGTACAGTTCTACGATCGCAAGAGCTACAAACCGGTAGCGCTGCAAGATGTGCCGCTGACGTTCTTCTCCGAAGTCATGCGTGATATCGATCTGGTGGTCAGCGTTGCACATGTAGGAGGCGTAGATCCGGAAGCCAGTCTGACAACAATCGAGATGCGCCATGTCATTGTGAACGAGTCGTTGCGTCTGCTGAAGATCGACAATGTACGTCTGGACGGGAATTACGCACGAATTGATGGTGAATTGGGTGAGTATGCTGTTCATCTGGGGAGTGGTAATGTGTTCAAACAAGCCACAGGTGCACTTCATATCGTACCGGTGCACAGTCAGCATCGTGGGCGAATCTTCCTGCCATTCCTCGATGAAGATCCGAGAACAGCTGAGATTCTGTCCAAGGTGATGTTGCTCGCCGATGACAAAAAGATCAAGGACCCGCAGATTCTTGCACAGTTACAGAATTAGAAATGAACGAACTAGATTTAAACCGCCCTATTAAACTATAAAGGCAGCTGAAGAACCTGTTAAAAGGGACTTCAGTTGCTTTTATATTTTTGGATATTTCAATGGACCGGATTGGTTCCGTTTTCAAATAGACTTAGGACCCAAGGTGTTTCGACATATTCCTTAATCTGATAATTAATTGAATTAATTGGTTTATCGGGAGTGGGTCGAACCGACTGTTTTTAAAAGTTAAGAATCTGTTCTAAAGTAGTTACGGAAATGTAAATAATTCGTTTTCTTTTCTTGTTATCTGAATTTTTAAAATGGTGATTCCAAAGAACTAGGCTTGTTGTAATCGGTCATTTACCAAATTTAAGGGGATGTAATTCATGATCATGTCGGCTATCGTTAGGAAGCGAAATCTGCTGACTTACTTGCAGGCTGCAGTTTCGGAAGCCATGTGCAGGACGACCTGAATGCTTGAAAGACTGGATCAAGCCAGTTTGCATTCCCTTGTATACATGTATTCAATATGTGCACAAGAAAAATGACCAAGAGAGAAGGAGAACTTACAACATGAACAGAAGACTCAATCTGATTTTCCTCAAACGATGGTTTATGTTATTAATCATCGTGGCGGTTGCGGCTATGCCGCTACACGCCTTCGCCGCGGAGGCGGAATCTGGGGCCAATCGTCCTTGGATGAACAAATCCTTGTCTGCGGAGGAACGCACCGAGCTGCTGCTCAAGGAGATGACGCTGGAGGAGAAGGTTGGATTCGTAACCGGTAAAGTCAATAACTATTATGGTTTCTATAATGATGGATTGGAGCGCCTTGGCATTCCGGCATTACAGATGGCAGATGGACCTGCAGGGGTACGTGTGGCTAACCCGGATGTGCAGGACAAAAAGTCCACGGCATTGCCTGCACCTATCGCGCTTGCGGCTTCCTGGGATACCCATCTGGCTAAGAAATATGGTGATCTGATCGGTCAGGAAGCACATGATACAACACATAATGTAGTGCTCGGCCCTGGACTGGATATTGCACGTACACCATGGGGTTCCCGGAACTTCGAATCTCTCGGGGAAGATCCGCTACTGGCTTCCGGTATGGGTGCAGCGTATGTGAATGGGATTCAAAGTAATCCGGTTATCGCTACAGCGAAACACTATATCCTGAACAACCAGGAGACGGAACGTTTCACGACCAATGCTACAGCGAGTGAACGTGCCATTCAGGAAGTCTATGCGCGTCCGTTTCAGGCCATGGTCGAAAAAGCAGATCTTGGTTCGGCTATGTGTTCATTTAACCAGGTGAACGGTACATATGCTTGTGAGAACAAAGAGATGCTGACAGATGTCCTTAAGAATCAGTTTGGCTTCGAAGGGTTTGTCATGAGTGACTACGGTGCAAACTTCAGCACGGCCAAATCCGCCAATGCGGGTCTGGATCTGGAGACACCGGGAGAGCCGTATGGCAAATGGGGAGGCAAATTGCTGGAAGCCGTGAACAATGGCGAAGTCAGCGAGCAAACCATTGATGAGAAGGTTAGACGCATCTTGCTTCAAATGTTCGATAAAGGGCTGTTTGATAACCCGGTAACAAATACACAAATCAATGCCAAGAAAGACGGCAAACAGGCACGTGAAATTGCAGAAGAGAGCATGGTTCTTTTGCAAAACAACGATAATGTGCTGCCGCTGTCCAAGAAAAATGTGAAATCGATCGCTGTCATCGGACCGGATGCAGATAACGCATCGGCTGCTGGTGGAGGCAGCAGTCTGGTTAATCCGACGTATACTGTAAGTCCGCTGCAAGGCATTCGTAACCGTGCTGGTAACGGTGTGGATGTAAAATATGCTGCCGGAACCGATCCTATCTCCGCAGGAGATGCATTTAATGGACCATCCGCCGTACCTTCTACTCTTTTATCGCCAGCGGATGCTAAGGAAAGCGAAAGAGACTATGGTACAGATCGTGCGGAATACGGTCTGCGTGCTGAATACTGGACGAATAAAGATATGGAGGGTAACCCATCTCTGGTCCGTACAGATCATCAGGTCAACATGAATCTTGGATTCTACAACTATGAAGGTTTTAACGCACAGTCTTCCAAGCTTCCAGTGACACCTACGAAATTCAATGCCAAAATGTCTGCTCGTTGGACAGGGGCGATCACAGCACCTCAAACGGGTGAATATAAACTGTCCCTGACCAGTCTAGGTTCTGCGAAACTGTATGTGGATGATAAGTTACTCGTAGACAATCAAGGTGAAACATTGAGTACAACGATGAAAGAAATCACATTCAAAGAAGGTGAGTCTCACAATATTCGAATTGAGTATCGTACGGATTTCCCGGTACAGACTAATCATGATATGGGTGCACAGGTTCGTTTTGGCTGGGAAGCTCCAGAAGACGCTGTGGATATCAAGATGCAAAAAGCAGTTGATCTGGCAAAAAAATCAGATGTTGCCGTCGTGGTAACTCGTACGTATGACAGTGAAGGTTACGTCGACCGTTCCGACCTGGAGCTGCCGAATAACCAGGAGCAGCTGATCCGCAAGGTAGCAGCAG
This window contains:
- a CDS encoding glycoside hydrolase family 3 C-terminal domain-containing protein, which gives rise to MNRRLNLIFLKRWFMLLIIVAVAAMPLHAFAAEAESGANRPWMNKSLSAEERTELLLKEMTLEEKVGFVTGKVNNYYGFYNDGLERLGIPALQMADGPAGVRVANPDVQDKKSTALPAPIALAASWDTHLAKKYGDLIGQEAHDTTHNVVLGPGLDIARTPWGSRNFESLGEDPLLASGMGAAYVNGIQSNPVIATAKHYILNNQETERFTTNATASERAIQEVYARPFQAMVEKADLGSAMCSFNQVNGTYACENKEMLTDVLKNQFGFEGFVMSDYGANFSTAKSANAGLDLETPGEPYGKWGGKLLEAVNNGEVSEQTIDEKVRRILLQMFDKGLFDNPVTNTQINAKKDGKQAREIAEESMVLLQNNDNVLPLSKKNVKSIAVIGPDADNASAAGGGSSLVNPTYTVSPLQGIRNRAGNGVDVKYAAGTDPISAGDAFNGPSAVPSTLLSPADAKESERDYGTDRAEYGLRAEYWTNKDMEGNPSLVRTDHQVNMNLGFYNYEGFNAQSSKLPVTPTKFNAKMSARWTGAITAPQTGEYKLSLTSLGSAKLYVDDKLLVDNQGETLSTTMKEITFKEGESHNIRIEYRTDFPVQTNHDMGAQVRFGWEAPEDAVDIKMQKAVDLAKKSDVAVVVTRTYDSEGYVDRSDLELPNNQEQLIRKVAAANPKTIVVQMSGRAVEMDSWQKEVPSIVQAWYAGQEQGNAVARVLFGDVNPSGKLPVTFPSDDSQTPVSTAEQFPGVNGVGNYSEGIFVGYKGYDKEGMTPAFAFGHGLSYTDFNYRNLHVKNTGKGDKETVEVSLNLRNTGKVSGAEVVQVYVGNLPTKVETPKKQLAGWAKVDLKAGKQQRVNIQLDRSALSYWDEASHEWVMPKGKVQVYVGSASDDIRLTGSVNIGSKSGK